In Cellulomonas sp. JZ18, the DNA window ACGTCCTCCTCCACGGGGGGTCGTGCGTGTCCGGCTGCGCCGACGACGCCGATAGCCGATCAAGCCGATCCCTCCGGTTCTCCAGGAGATCCACTTGTTCATCTTCATCCTGCAGATGCGGCACATGATCGAGGCGCACAACGAGGTCTACCTCTTCGCTGTGTTCTCCGCTCTCGTGTGGGCGCTCTGGATCCTCAAGGTGGTGCTGTCGCGGCGCTACCGCCCCGTGACCGCGCCGTACCAGGTCAGCACCTCCGTGGTGATCCCGGTCGTCGACGAGCCGCTGGACCTGTTCCGCGACGTCCTGCGCCGCATCGTCGACCAGGAGCCGGACGAGATCATCGTCGTCATCAACGGCGCGCCGAACCCCGGCCTCGAGTCGGTCTGCGACGAGTTCGGCCCGGTCGTCCAGCACGTCCACACGCCGATCCCCGGCAAGCGCAACGCCGTCAAGATCGGCACCGAGATGTCGCGCGGCGAGATCACGGTCCTCGTCGACTCCGACACCGTGTGGACCGACGGCACCCTCCCCGAGCTGGTCAAGCCGTTCGCCGACCCGTCGGTCGGTGGCGTCACCACCCGGCAGCGCATCCTCGAGCCCGAGCGCTCCTGGATCACGCGCTGGGCCGACTGGCTCGAGAACACCCGCGCCCTCTACTCCATGCCCGCGCAGTCGGTGCTCGGCCAGATCGGCTGCCTGCCCGGCCGGACCATCGCGTTCCGCCGGCACATCCTCATGCAGGTCATGGACAAGTTCATGCACGAGAAGTTCCTCGGCGTCTTCCTCGAGGTCTCCGACGACCGCACGCTGACGAACCTCACGCTGAAGGCCGGCTACCGCACCGTCTACCAGTACACGAGCCTCGTCTACACCGACGCCCCGCTGCAGGTGAAGAAGCTCTTCAAGCAGCAGCTGCGCTGGTCGCGCGGCTCGCAGTACAACACCCTGCGCATGCTGCCGTGGATGCTCGGGCACGCCCCGGTGCTCGCGATCTTCTTCCTGACGGACATCATCCTGCCGTTCCTGCTCTTCGGGACGGTGGCCGGCTGGGTCTACCGCGCCGTGTCCGGCACGGGCGTGAACCTCTACCAGGCGATCCTGCAGAGCAGCGGCGTCAACGGCTGGGTCTGGGTCATCGGCCTGATGGTCGTCTCGTCCGTGCTGTCGATGGCGATCCGCCAGATCCGGCACCTGCAGGAGAAGCCCTCGGACTTCTTCCGCCTCCCCGTCTTCATCATCGTCTCGACGATGTTCCTCATGCCGATCCGGCTCATCGGCTTCTTCCGCATGGCCCACGTGGCCGGCTGGGGCACCCGCGCCGGCGCGTACACCGCGGGGCAGGAGGACGCCGTGGCCGACGACGTCATGGCGCAGCTCGAGCGGGAGAGCACGTCCGTGGACGCTCCGGTCGACCTGGTCGACCGCACCGCGTCCGGCGGGACCGCCGTGGCCGGTGACGGCAGCGTCGCGGTGCAGGCCCCGGCCCGCGCCCGCACCCGCACCGTGGCCCCGGCCCGCCGGCGCCACAACCCCCTCGCCCTCGTCCCCTACGCGATCGGGATCGTGATGTTCGCCCTCATGGCGGTGTTCTATGTCTGAGCGCAGCACGAACAAGCACTGGTGGAGCCTCAACGGCCGCCTCGGGTTCGCCGCCCGGCTCGGCGCCCTGGTGACCGCCCTCGCCCTCGGCGCCGTGACCGGCATCGTGTGGCTGTCCCCGTCCGGCGCGTCCGCCGGCACCCCGAAGACCGAGGCCGAGCTGGAGCTCGAGCGCGAGGTCGCGGACCTGCGCGCGATCCTCGCGGACCGCGACGACCAGCTCTCGGACGTCGAGCGCTGGCAGGCCAAGGCCAAGTCGGAGCGCGCCGCCGCGGCGGAGCGCGGCAAGGCCAAGGCCGAGGCCGAGAAGGCCGCAGCCGCGGCCGCCGGCCAGGACAAGGCGGCCGCCGCGCGTGCGGCCGCTGCCGACAAGGCGGCCGCCGAGCGTGCCGCCGCGGCCGAGAAGGGCCGCAAGAAGGCGGCGGCCGAGCGTGCCGCCGCGGCCCAGCGCGGCAAGGAGAAGGCGGCGCTCGAGCGGCAGCTGGCCGACGCGCGTGGCGACGCCGAGGGTGCGGCCATCCGCGCCGCGGTCGCGCAGAAGCAGGTCGAGGCGGCTCGTGCCGCCGCGGCCGCCCGTGCCGAGGCGGCGAAGCCGGTCAAGCCGACGGCTCCCGCGCTGGCCAGCCTCCTGGTGCCGGACCACCGCTACTTCGGCCTCTACACGGCCCAGTCGCCGTTCAACTGGGCCGAGTCGGACGACGTGGCGCGGCAGGTCGGCCTCGAGCCGAACATGGCCGGCTACTTCCAGGGCTGGGACTCGCCGTTCCGTGCCGACGCGGTCAACCGCGCGTGGGAGAAGGGCGAGCTGCCGTTCCTCACGTGGGAGTCGCGTCCCATGCTGGCCGACAACAACCAGGTCGAGGACCCGGCGTACTCGCTGCCCCGGATCATCGACGGCGCCTTCGACGACTACCTGCGCGAGTACGCCCGGGGCGTCGCCGCGAACGGTCTGCCGATGGCCATCCGTCTCAACCACGAGATGAACGGCAACTGGTACCCGTGGGCGGAGCAGGGCAGCAACGCCAAGCCCGTCAACGGCAACCGGCCCGGCGACTTCGTGAAGATGTGGCGGCACGTCCACGACATCTTCGAGGCCGAGGGCGCGAACGCGTTCGTCATCTGGGTCTGGTCGCCGAACATCGTCAACAACCTGCCCGCGA includes these proteins:
- a CDS encoding glycosyltransferase family 2 protein, with the protein product MFIFILQMRHMIEAHNEVYLFAVFSALVWALWILKVVLSRRYRPVTAPYQVSTSVVIPVVDEPLDLFRDVLRRIVDQEPDEIIVVINGAPNPGLESVCDEFGPVVQHVHTPIPGKRNAVKIGTEMSRGEITVLVDSDTVWTDGTLPELVKPFADPSVGGVTTRQRILEPERSWITRWADWLENTRALYSMPAQSVLGQIGCLPGRTIAFRRHILMQVMDKFMHEKFLGVFLEVSDDRTLTNLTLKAGYRTVYQYTSLVYTDAPLQVKKLFKQQLRWSRGSQYNTLRMLPWMLGHAPVLAIFFLTDIILPFLLFGTVAGWVYRAVSGTGVNLYQAILQSSGVNGWVWVIGLMVVSSVLSMAIRQIRHLQEKPSDFFRLPVFIIVSTMFLMPIRLIGFFRMAHVAGWGTRAGAYTAGQEDAVADDVMAQLERESTSVDAPVDLVDRTASGGTAVAGDGSVAVQAPARARTRTVAPARRRHNPLALVPYAIGIVMFALMAVFYV